In the Heptranchias perlo isolate sHepPer1 unplaced genomic scaffold, sHepPer1.hap1 HAP1_SCAFFOLD_60, whole genome shotgun sequence genome, one interval contains:
- the LOC137316812 gene encoding histone H2A type 1-C-like: MSGRGKTGGKARAKAKSRSSRAGLQFPVGRVHRLLRKGNYAERVGAGAPVCLETVLEYPTAEILQLAGNTVRDIKKTRIIPRHLQLAIRNDEELNKLLGRVTIAHGGVLPNIQAVLLPSKSAGSSKNK; encoded by the coding sequence atgtctggaagaggaaaaaccggcggtaaagctcgggccaaggccaagtctcgctcatcccgggccggactgcagttccctgtgggccgtgttcacaggctcctccgaaaggggaactatgctgaacgtgtgggtgccggagccccggtctgtCTGGAGACTGTGCTCGAGTAtccgacggctgaaatcctccagCTGGCCGGCAACACGGTCCGCGAcatcaagaagacccgcatcatccccagacacctgcagctggccatccgcaacgacgaggagctcaacaagctgctgggacgggtgaccatcgctcatgGCGGGGTGCTGccgaatatccaggccgtgctgctgccgagcAAAAGTGCTGGGAGCAGCAAGAACAAGtga
- the LOC137316690 gene encoding zinc finger protein ZFP2-like encodes MAGSHFTGNFRWADGRQSFHSPPRPRNSSSLQGADVPLRLRMLPRPALHSGSATVLWFVASRTRWKREKKPGSGGFVRQNQPRTAAALLPMVEMPAARCVGPQVQKYHLAGLEDTRSTEKPWKCGDCGKGFSSPSRLETHRRSHTGERPFTCSVCEKGFIHSSNLLAHQLVHTDQRPFKCSECEKSFKSKKDLLTHQRTHTGERPFICTECGKRFTQSSHLLIHQRVHTGERPFTCSVCGTGFTLTRDLLKHQRVHTGERPFTCSACGKGFTQSSNLIEQQLVHTDKRPFKCSDCEKSFKRIRDLLRHQQIHAGEGPFTCTECGKSFTHSSDLLRHQRVHTGERPFTCSVCGKGFTRSSHLLSHQRVHTGERPFTCSLCGKGFTHSSNLIEHQLVHTDKRLFKCSDCEKSFKRKKDLLTHQRIHTGERPFTCSVCGKGFIQLSSLIEHQLVHTDKRPLKCSVCEKSFKRKWNLLRHERNHTGERPFTCSVSSDNKWGSTHIPRQPHTKVAISIRVVLGTVFPPLSGVLDVVSLRTSSALDLETKCKIARVTVTADQRGMGQTLATWSKTASTSHLITRSLPVMERESPTYITSFCLDLATRSPRFMVQARDPPNHMPSTFI; translated from the exons atggcaggcagtcatttcacaggtaatttccgttgggcagatggcaggcagtcatttcacag tcctCCGCGGCCCAGAAACTCCTCATCTCTGCAAGGCGCTGATGTCCCgctcagactgcgcatgctccccagGCCCGCCCTCCATTCTGGGAGCGCCACGGTTCTGTGGTTTgtcgcgagtcggactcggtggaaacgggagaagaaaccgggaagcggcgg CTTTGTCAGACAGAATCAGCCAAGGACGGCGGCTGCGCTGCTCCCCATGGTCGAAATGCCGGCAGCTCGCTGTGTAGGCCCACAGGTGCAGAAGTACCACTTGGCCGG actcGAGGACACCCGcagcacggagaaaccgtggaaatgtggggactgtgggaagggattcagttccccgtcccggctggaaactcatcgacgcagtcacactggggagaggccgttcacctgctccgtgtgtgagaaAGGATTCATTCATTCATCCAATCTTCTGGCACATCAACTTGTTCATACTGATCAGagacctttcaaatgttctgaatgtgaaaagagctttaaaagtaaaaaggatctactgacacaccaacggactcacactggggagaggccgttcatctgcactgagtgtgggaagagattcactcagtcatcccatctgctgatacaccagcgagttcacactggggagaggccgttcacctgctctgtgtgtgggacggGTTTCACTCT aacaagggatctgctgaaacaccagcgagttcacactggggagaggccgttcacctgctctgcgtgtgggaagggattcactcagtcatccaacctcatTGAACaacaacttgttcacactgataagagaccctttaaatgttctgactgtgagaagagctttaaaagaataagggatctgctgagacaccagcaaaTTCACGCTGGAGAGGgtccgttcacctgcactgagtgtgggaaaaGTTTCACTCATTCGTccgacctgctgagacaccagcgagttcacactggggagaggccgtttacctgctccgtgtgtgggaagggattcactcgatcatcccacctgttgagtcaccagcgagttcacactggggagaggccgttcacctgctccctgtgtgggaagggattcactcactcatccaacctgattgaacaccaacttgttcacactgataagagactttttaaatgttccgactgtgagaagagctttaaaagaaaaaaggatctgctgacacaccaacgcattcacactggggagaggccgttcacctgctccgtgtgtgggaaaggattcattcAGTTATccagcctcattgaacatcaacttgttcacactgataagagacccctgaaatgttctgtctgtgagaagagctttaaaagaaagtgGAATCTGCTGAGACACGAACgtaatcacactggggagaggccgttcacctgctctgtgt cttctgacaacaaatggggctctacacatatccccaggcagccacacacaaaggtggcaatCAGCATCAGAGTAGTTTTGGGGACagtcttcccccctttgtctggggtcttGGACGTGGTGTCCCTGCGGACAAGTTCTGCCTTGGACCTCGAGACAAAGtgcaagatagctcgggtgactgtgacggcggatcagcggggtatgggccagaccctggccacgtggAGCAAAACTGCGAGTACCTCACATCTTATCACCAGgtccctgccggttatggagagggagagcCCCACCTACATAACAAGCTTCTGTTTGGACTTGGCGACCCGCTCTCCCCGTTTCATGGTGCAGGCCAGGGACCCCCCGAACCACATGCCCAGCACCTTCATATAG